A genomic stretch from Thermomonospora umbrina includes:
- the hemG gene encoding protoporphyrinogen oxidase, whose protein sequence is MSVFHVAVVGGGIAGLTAARSLVRGGARVTVLEGSPRIGGKLQVGEIAGVAVDEGAEAMLARRPEGLDLLRELGVWADRAHPGVTGSAIYSHGALRPLPSGQVMGLPTDLRALASSHVLSPAGLARVPLDLVLPQSPLETDVSVGGYVGARLGREVVDRLVEPLLGGVYAGRADELSFQATLGAVAGAARTHRSLISAARSVRNAAPQNAGPVFTTLPGGMGTLPHLLADSMTDPRTDACRIRTGAMVRGLRRRPDGGWRLTLGPTRAPELLDADAVVLAVPAQPAARLLEDDVPAAARELAAIEYASMAIVTLAYPATAFPRRPKVTGYLVPAVEERQVKAVTFGSVKWPHLAARAPGLVIVRASLGRFGEEHTLQRSDEDLTAAATAELADVCGVREPPIETRVSRWGGGLPQYMVGHADRVARIRAAVAAVPGLAVAGAAYDGLGVPACIGTARAAAQRVLEQRGESSHGSHGEGGRSDHAGCESTRP, encoded by the coding sequence ATGAGCGTCTTCCACGTCGCGGTGGTCGGCGGCGGCATCGCGGGCCTCACCGCGGCGCGTTCCCTGGTGCGCGGCGGCGCGCGGGTCACCGTCCTCGAAGGGTCGCCGCGGATCGGCGGCAAACTCCAGGTCGGCGAGATCGCCGGGGTGGCGGTCGACGAGGGCGCCGAGGCGATGCTGGCCCGCCGGCCCGAGGGCCTCGACCTGCTGCGCGAGCTCGGGGTCTGGGCCGACCGCGCGCACCCGGGTGTCACCGGCTCGGCCATCTACAGCCACGGCGCGCTGCGCCCGCTGCCCTCCGGGCAGGTCATGGGCCTGCCCACCGACCTGCGGGCGCTGGCGTCCTCGCACGTGCTGTCCCCGGCCGGTCTGGCGCGCGTGCCGCTCGACCTGGTGCTGCCGCAGTCCCCGCTGGAGACCGACGTGTCGGTCGGCGGGTACGTCGGGGCGCGCCTCGGCCGCGAGGTCGTGGACCGCCTCGTCGAACCGCTGCTCGGCGGCGTCTACGCGGGCCGGGCCGACGAGCTGTCGTTCCAGGCCACGCTGGGGGCGGTCGCGGGCGCCGCGCGCACCCACCGTTCGCTCATCTCCGCCGCGCGTTCGGTACGGAACGCCGCGCCACAGAACGCGGGCCCGGTGTTCACCACGCTGCCCGGCGGGATGGGGACGCTCCCGCATCTGCTGGCCGACTCGATGACCGACCCGAGGACCGACGCCTGCCGCATCCGCACCGGCGCGATGGTGCGTGGGCTGCGGCGACGCCCGGACGGCGGCTGGCGGCTCACCCTGGGCCCCACCCGTGCCCCCGAACTGCTGGACGCCGACGCCGTGGTGCTGGCCGTCCCCGCGCAGCCGGCGGCCCGCCTGCTCGAGGACGACGTCCCCGCCGCCGCGCGGGAACTGGCCGCCATCGAGTACGCGAGCATGGCGATCGTCACCCTGGCCTACCCGGCGACCGCGTTCCCGCGCCGCCCCAAGGTCACCGGGTATCTTGTGCCCGCCGTGGAGGAACGCCAGGTCAAGGCGGTGACGTTCGGCTCGGTGAAGTGGCCGCACCTCGCCGCCCGGGCCCCGGGCCTCGTCATCGTCCGGGCCTCCCTCGGTCGTTTCGGCGAGGAGCACACCCTGCAGCGCTCCGACGAGGACCTGACGGCCGCCGCGACGGCCGAGCTCGCCGACGTCTGCGGGGTGCGCGAGCCGCCGATCGAGACCCGGGTGAGCCGCTGGGGAGGCGGGCTGCCGCAGTACATGGTGGGCCACGCCGACCGGGTGGCCCGCATCCGCGCCGCGGTGGCCGCCGTCCCCGGACTGGCCGTGGCGGGCGCGGCGTACGACGGCCTGGGCGTCCCGGCCTGCATCGGCACCGCGCGGGCGGCGGCGCAACGGGTGTTGGAACAACGAGGAGAGAGCAGTCATGGCAGCCACGGAGAAGGCGGAAGGTCCGACCACGCGGGGTGCGAAAGCACGCGACCTTAA
- a CDS encoding alkaline phosphatase D family protein, whose translation MPDGRTALNRRTFLVTTGLAAGAAGTATVLSPPAAQAAPQSRSLGADPFTLGVASGDPDHDGVVLWTRLALRPLAEDGLGGMPSRIVPVRWEVAEDERFRRVVRRGAVSARPESAHSVHVELNGLEAGRDYWYRFRVERYISPVGRTRTAPARHSYGPALAMAFVSCSQFEHGYFTSYRRLAEEDPDLVLHLGDYQYEYTKNTYTIPGGNVRDHDGPETETLAGYRQRHAQYKSDVDLQAAHAAAPWLVVWDDHEIDNNWADEIHEKPEIPQPRFLERRAAAFRAYYENMPLRRTSVPRGIDMQLFRRVQWGKLATFHMLDTRQYRDDQGCGDGYRDCPAAVDPARTITGDEQEAWLLDGFRESRARWDVLGQQVFFAQRDNNAGPLKVTSMDAWDGYVASRERITRGWLDAGVRNPVVLTGDVHAHWASDLKADYDDPTSRTVGSELVATSISTGGDGKDSNPADHAFLKINPHLRFYNNQRGYVMTRITPTEMKADFKVVPYVQRPGAPVHTKATFVIEDRVPGVQQTYLRPLDQARTATTSISPEDLGRRTVLDETVRP comes from the coding sequence ATGCCCGACGGTCGTACCGCACTCAACCGCCGGACCTTCCTCGTCACCACCGGGCTGGCCGCAGGCGCGGCCGGCACGGCCACCGTGCTGTCCCCGCCCGCCGCGCAGGCCGCCCCGCAGAGCCGCTCACTCGGCGCCGACCCGTTCACGCTGGGCGTCGCGTCCGGCGACCCCGACCATGACGGCGTCGTGCTGTGGACGCGGCTGGCGCTGCGCCCGTTGGCCGAGGACGGGCTCGGCGGCATGCCGTCCCGCATCGTCCCCGTGCGCTGGGAGGTGGCGGAGGACGAGCGGTTCCGTCGCGTCGTGCGACGCGGCGCCGTCTCGGCCCGACCGGAGTCCGCGCACAGCGTCCACGTGGAGCTGAACGGCCTGGAGGCCGGACGCGACTACTGGTACCGCTTCCGCGTGGAACGGTACATCTCCCCGGTGGGCCGCACCCGCACCGCGCCGGCCCGCCACTCGTACGGCCCCGCGCTGGCCATGGCGTTCGTGTCGTGCAGCCAGTTCGAGCACGGCTACTTCACCAGCTACCGTCGGCTGGCCGAGGAGGACCCGGACCTCGTCCTGCACCTCGGCGACTACCAGTACGAGTACACGAAGAACACCTACACCATCCCCGGCGGCAACGTCCGCGACCACGACGGGCCCGAGACCGAGACCCTCGCCGGGTACCGGCAGCGGCACGCCCAGTACAAGAGCGACGTCGACCTGCAGGCCGCGCACGCCGCCGCCCCCTGGCTGGTGGTGTGGGACGACCACGAGATCGACAACAACTGGGCCGACGAGATCCACGAGAAGCCGGAGATCCCGCAGCCGAGGTTCCTGGAGCGCCGCGCCGCCGCGTTCCGCGCCTACTACGAGAACATGCCGCTGCGCCGCACCTCCGTTCCCCGGGGCATCGACATGCAGCTCTTCCGGCGCGTGCAGTGGGGCAAACTGGCGACGTTCCACATGCTCGACACCCGCCAGTACCGCGACGACCAGGGCTGCGGCGACGGATACCGCGACTGCCCGGCCGCCGTCGACCCCGCGCGCACCATCACCGGGGACGAGCAGGAGGCGTGGCTGCTCGACGGGTTCCGCGAGTCCCGCGCCCGCTGGGACGTCCTGGGCCAGCAGGTGTTCTTCGCCCAGCGCGACAACAACGCCGGGCCCCTCAAGGTGACCAGCATGGACGCCTGGGACGGTTACGTGGCCTCCCGCGAGCGCATCACCCGGGGCTGGTTGGACGCCGGCGTCCGCAACCCGGTCGTGCTCACCGGTGACGTCCACGCCCACTGGGCCAGTGATCTGAAGGCCGACTACGACGACCCGACCTCCAGGACCGTCGGCTCGGAGCTGGTCGCCACGTCCATCTCCACGGGCGGCGACGGCAAGGACTCCAACCCCGCCGACCACGCGTTCCTGAAGATCAACCCGCACCTGCGCTTCTACAACAACCAGCGCGGTTACGTGATGACCCGGATCACCCCCACGGAGATGAAGGCCGACTTCAAGGTGGTGCCGTACGTCCAGCGGCCGGGCGCGCCGGTGCACACCAAGGCCACCTTCGTCATCGAGGACCGGGTCCCCGGTGTCCAGCAGACGTACCTGCGTCCGCTGGACCAGGCCCGGACCGCCACCACGAGCATCTCCCCGGAGGACCTCGGTCGCCGGACCGTGCTCGACGAGACCGTCCGCCCCTGA
- the msrB gene encoding peptide-methionine (R)-S-oxide reductase MsrB, producing MEKVHKNEDEWRARLSPEEFRVLREAGTEKPFTGEYTDTKTIGVYRCRACGQELFRSETKFDSHCGWPSFYAPADSDAVELIEDRSHGMLRTEVRCARCDSHLGHVFHGEGYKTPTDDRFCINSVSLSLEPAE from the coding sequence ATGGAGAAGGTCCACAAGAACGAGGACGAGTGGCGGGCCCGGCTCAGCCCCGAGGAGTTCCGCGTGCTCCGCGAGGCCGGCACCGAGAAGCCGTTCACGGGCGAGTACACCGACACCAAGACGATCGGGGTCTACCGCTGCCGTGCCTGCGGGCAGGAGCTGTTCCGGTCCGAGACCAAGTTCGACTCCCACTGCGGCTGGCCGAGCTTCTACGCCCCGGCCGACTCCGACGCGGTGGAGCTGATCGAGGACCGTTCGCACGGGATGCTCCGCACCGAGGTCCGCTGCGCCCGCTGCGACTCCCACCTCGGCCACGTCTTCCACGGTGAGGGGTACAAGACGCCGACCGACGACCGGTTCTGCATCAACAGCGTCTCGCTGAGCCTGGAGCCCGCCGAGTAG
- a CDS encoding DNA polymerase domain-containing protein: MASPYIEIPVGDRKVKVSNPDKVYFPERGYTKRDLVEYFLAVGDGIVRALGDRPTTLERWPGGVFEGSRMATREDYARGQAGLPGEKFDAFYQKRVPKGAPSWVRTARITFPSGRTADEVCPDEPAVVAWAANLGTLTFHPWPVRSGDVDHPDELRIDLDPQPGTDFSDAVRVALGPVRDLLDELGMEGFPKTSGKAGVHVYVRIEPRWTFTEVRRAALAFAREIERRVPAEVTSRWWKEERGEQVFLDYNQNARDRTIASAYSVRPLPHAPVSAPVTWSELADVQPEDFTIGTMPARFAEIGDPHAAIDDRSFSLEPLLELADRDEREHGLGDAPYPPNYPKMPGEPKRVQPSKARDD; the protein is encoded by the coding sequence ATGGCTTCGCCGTACATCGAGATTCCGGTCGGGGACCGCAAGGTGAAGGTGTCCAACCCCGACAAGGTCTACTTCCCTGAGCGCGGATACACCAAGAGGGACCTGGTCGAGTACTTCCTCGCGGTCGGGGACGGCATCGTGCGCGCCCTGGGCGACCGGCCGACCACGCTGGAGCGCTGGCCGGGCGGGGTGTTCGAGGGCTCCCGGATGGCCACGCGGGAGGACTACGCCCGAGGCCAGGCGGGCCTGCCGGGGGAGAAGTTCGACGCGTTCTACCAGAAGCGGGTGCCCAAGGGGGCCCCGTCGTGGGTGCGCACGGCGCGGATCACCTTCCCCAGCGGCCGCACGGCCGACGAGGTCTGCCCCGACGAGCCCGCCGTGGTGGCCTGGGCCGCCAACCTCGGGACGCTGACCTTCCACCCCTGGCCGGTCCGCTCCGGCGACGTCGACCACCCCGACGAGCTGCGCATCGACCTCGACCCGCAGCCCGGGACGGACTTCTCCGACGCCGTGCGCGTGGCGCTGGGCCCCGTCCGCGACCTGCTGGACGAGCTGGGCATGGAGGGCTTCCCCAAGACGTCGGGCAAAGCCGGTGTCCACGTCTACGTGCGCATCGAGCCCCGCTGGACCTTCACCGAGGTCCGCCGGGCCGCCCTCGCGTTCGCCCGGGAGATCGAGCGCCGCGTCCCCGCCGAGGTCACCAGCCGCTGGTGGAAGGAGGAGCGGGGGGAGCAGGTGTTCTTGGACTACAACCAGAACGCCCGTGACCGCACCATCGCCTCGGCCTACAGCGTCCGCCCGCTGCCGCACGCCCCCGTCTCCGCCCCGGTGACCTGGTCCGAGCTCGCCGACGTGCAGCCCGAGGACTTCACCATCGGCACCATGCCCGCCCGTTTCGCCGAGATCGGCGACCCGCACGCCGCCATCGACGACCGCTCCTTCTCCCTGGAGCCCCTGCTGGAGCTGGCCGACCGCGACGAACGCGAGCACGGCCTCGGTGACGCCCCCTACCCGCCCAACTACCCGAAGATGCCCGGCGAGCCCAAACGCGTCCAACCCAGCAAGGCCCGCGACGACTGA
- the hemQ gene encoding hydrogen peroxide-dependent heme synthase: MAATEKAEGPTTRGAKARDLNQVVRYTMWSVFRVARPGGRTDEVAGEVEDLLTQAAQKDVTTRGLYDVSGYRADADLMFWWHAPTADDLQEVYGRFRRTALGRDCEPVWSQMALHRPAEFNKSHIPAFLAEEEARAYVCVYPFVRSYEWYLLPDTERRAMLAEHGQMARGYPDVRANTVSSFALGDYEWMLAFEADELHRIVDLMRHLRGSEARRHVREEVPFYTGRRKPVAELVAALP; encoded by the coding sequence ATGGCAGCCACGGAGAAGGCGGAAGGTCCGACCACGCGGGGTGCGAAAGCACGCGACCTTAACCAGGTCGTCCGCTACACCATGTGGTCGGTCTTCCGGGTCGCCCGCCCCGGGGGACGCACCGACGAGGTGGCCGGCGAGGTGGAGGACCTCCTCACCCAGGCCGCCCAGAAGGACGTGACCACCCGCGGCCTGTACGACGTCAGCGGGTACCGGGCCGACGCCGACCTCATGTTCTGGTGGCACGCGCCCACGGCGGACGACCTCCAGGAGGTCTACGGCCGGTTCCGGCGGACGGCGCTCGGTCGGGACTGCGAGCCCGTGTGGTCGCAGATGGCGTTGCACCGTCCCGCCGAGTTCAACAAGAGCCACATCCCGGCGTTCCTCGCCGAGGAGGAGGCCCGGGCGTACGTGTGCGTCTACCCGTTCGTCCGCTCGTACGAGTGGTACCTCCTGCCGGACACCGAGCGGCGCGCCATGCTCGCCGAGCACGGGCAGATGGCGCGCGGCTACCCGGACGTGCGGGCCAACACGGTGTCGTCGTTCGCGCTCGGCGACTACGAGTGGATGCTGGCGTTCGAGGCCGACGAGCTGCACCGCATCGTCGACCTGATGCGGCACCTGCGGGGCTCGGAGGCGCGCCGGCACGTCCGCGAGGAGGTCCCGTTCTACACAGGTCGGCGCAAGCCGGTCGCGGAGCTGGTCGCGGCCCTGCCGTGA
- a CDS encoding Xaa-Pro dipeptidyl-peptidase: MPRSPLRSTPRRAGLAVLAGLSLVTATGGVAHAGPPSRGEARIEVRNGVTQPVFSYRDAIRERVLVESPVDSDGDGRRDLVNVDVIRPRETARGLKVPVIIDESPYYDNAGRGNESERKRYDADGNPITFPLFYDNYFVPRGYAFLAIDMIGTTRSDGCPTSGGPPDVAGGKAVVDWLNGRAAGYRPDGGRVHATWTTGAAGMIGKSYDGTLANGVAATGVEGLKTIVPIAAISGWYGYSRMNGVKYWTDEQPWLADYVDTDPAEKCAPVRAAMDEGEDDATGNHNRYWAETDYRSGPVGDVDNVRASVFAVHTVNDLNVKADHFSLWWKGLAARNVPRKVWIAQYGHVDPFDFRRETWVRTLHQWFDHELHGVRNDIMRQPRADVEIAPNAWIAQADWPAPDAAPITLRPGDGGTLGLMPAPHGLTGTFTDAPGPDGAGFSEADLVADPTAPRPHRLAYVSAPLPRPARLSGTPTARLRVRLDRPTANLTALLVDYGEDTRVDYLGPGSGIRTLTAESCHGESTPDDDACYRRTETTTTTSPVNVVARGWIDAQNRTSLSDPTPLTPGRYHDVRWNTLPHDYLFKPGHRIALVLAGTDADYNTETPTGAEVTIDLAGTSISVPVVLGATPPTDLLPPSPRSTWRGPTHVDLPRQPKHFH; this comes from the coding sequence TTGCCGAGGAGTCCCCTGAGATCAACCCCCCGCAGGGCCGGGCTCGCCGTCCTCGCGGGTCTGTCCCTGGTCACCGCGACGGGCGGTGTCGCGCACGCCGGTCCGCCATCGCGGGGAGAGGCGCGGATCGAGGTGAGGAACGGCGTCACCCAGCCGGTCTTCTCCTACCGGGACGCCATCCGCGAGCGGGTGCTGGTCGAGTCCCCCGTCGACAGCGACGGGGACGGCCGGCGCGACCTGGTGAACGTGGACGTCATCCGTCCCCGGGAGACCGCCCGGGGCCTCAAGGTCCCCGTCATCATCGACGAGAGCCCGTACTACGACAACGCCGGACGCGGCAACGAGAGCGAGCGCAAGCGGTACGACGCCGACGGGAACCCGATCACGTTCCCGCTGTTCTACGACAACTACTTCGTGCCGCGCGGTTACGCGTTCCTGGCCATCGACATGATCGGCACGACCCGTTCGGACGGCTGCCCCACCAGCGGCGGGCCCCCCGACGTCGCGGGCGGCAAGGCGGTCGTCGACTGGCTGAACGGACGGGCCGCCGGATATCGGCCCGACGGCGGCCGGGTCCACGCCACCTGGACCACCGGGGCGGCCGGCATGATCGGCAAGTCGTACGACGGGACGCTGGCCAACGGCGTCGCCGCCACCGGCGTCGAGGGCCTGAAGACCATCGTCCCGATCGCCGCCATCAGCGGCTGGTACGGCTACAGCCGCATGAACGGGGTCAAGTACTGGACCGACGAGCAGCCGTGGCTCGCCGACTACGTCGACACCGACCCGGCGGAGAAGTGCGCCCCCGTCCGCGCCGCGATGGACGAGGGCGAGGACGACGCCACGGGGAACCACAACCGCTACTGGGCCGAGACCGACTACCGCTCCGGCCCGGTCGGCGACGTGGACAACGTGCGGGCCAGCGTGTTCGCCGTCCACACCGTCAACGACCTCAACGTCAAGGCCGACCACTTCTCCCTGTGGTGGAAGGGCCTCGCCGCCAGGAACGTCCCGCGCAAGGTGTGGATCGCCCAGTACGGCCACGTGGACCCGTTCGACTTCCGCCGGGAGACCTGGGTGCGGACCCTGCACCAGTGGTTCGACCACGAGTTGCACGGCGTCCGCAACGACATCATGCGGCAGCCCCGCGCCGACGTCGAGATCGCCCCGAACGCCTGGATCGCCCAGGCGGACTGGCCCGCGCCGGACGCCGCCCCGATCACCCTGCGCCCGGGCGACGGCGGAACCCTCGGCCTCATGCCCGCGCCGCACGGCCTCACCGGCACGTTCACCGACGCGCCCGGCCCGGACGGCGCCGGTTTCAGCGAGGCGGACCTGGTCGCCGACCCCACCGCCCCGCGCCCCCACCGGCTGGCGTACGTGTCCGCGCCGCTGCCCAGACCGGCCCGGCTCTCGGGCACGCCCACCGCCAGGCTCCGGGTCAGGCTGGACCGGCCCACCGCCAACCTCACCGCGCTGTTGGTGGACTACGGCGAGGACACCCGCGTCGACTACCTCGGCCCCGGCTCCGGCATCCGCACGCTGACGGCCGAGAGCTGCCACGGCGAGTCCACCCCCGACGACGACGCCTGCTACCGCCGAACGGAGACGACCACGACCACCTCCCCCGTCAACGTGGTGGCCCGAGGCTGGATCGACGCCCAGAACCGCACCTCGCTCAGCGATCCCACCCCGCTCACCCCGGGCCGCTATCACGACGTCCGCTGGAACACCCTGCCGCACGACTACCTGTTCAAGCCCGGGCACCGCATCGCCCTGGTGCTGGCCGGGACCGACGCCGACTACAACACCGAGACCCCCACCGGAGCCGAGGTCACGATCGACCTCGCCGGAACGTCCATCAGCGTCCCCGTCGTGCTCGGCGCCACCCCGCCCACCGACCTGCTCCCCCCGAGCCCCCGGTCCACCTGGCGCGGCCCGACCCACGTCGACCTGCCCAGACAGCCCAAGCATTTCCACTGA
- a CDS encoding ATP-dependent DNA ligase, producing the protein MDLPINPPLAPMLAKAVKTMPEGDLLYEPKWDGFRCIVFRDGDEVELSSRGERPLTRYFPELVDAVKRELPERCVVDGEIVLRQGQVLNFDMLQQRIHPAASRIRMLADTTPASFVAFDLLAVGDQALLDTPLGERRALLEALLADVRPPIHVTIASDSYETALRWFDEFEGAGLDGVIAKPRGITYEPDKRLMFKVKHERTCDCVVAGFRWHKSGPIVGSLLLGLYNDQGTLQHVGVAASFPMKRRAELVEELRPYRMDDLAGHPWEAWARQDEAAAADRMPGAVSRWSGKKDLSWVALRPDLVCEVAYEAMEGERFRHTARFRRWRPDRTPASCDYEQLEVPVAYDLDDVFGGNGARPGP; encoded by the coding sequence GTGGACCTGCCGATCAATCCACCGCTGGCGCCGATGCTGGCCAAGGCGGTCAAGACCATGCCCGAGGGCGATCTGCTCTACGAGCCCAAGTGGGACGGCTTCCGCTGCATCGTCTTCCGGGACGGCGACGAGGTCGAGCTGTCCAGCCGCGGCGAGCGCCCGCTGACGCGCTACTTCCCCGAGCTGGTCGACGCGGTCAAGCGGGAGCTGCCCGAGCGCTGCGTGGTGGACGGGGAGATCGTCCTCCGCCAGGGCCAGGTGCTCAACTTCGACATGCTCCAGCAGCGGATCCATCCGGCCGCCTCGCGGATCCGGATGCTGGCCGACACGACCCCGGCCTCGTTCGTCGCGTTCGACCTGCTCGCGGTGGGCGACCAGGCGCTGCTGGACACGCCGCTCGGCGAGCGGCGCGCCCTGCTGGAGGCGCTGCTGGCCGACGTGCGGCCGCCGATCCACGTGACGATCGCCTCGGACTCCTACGAGACGGCGCTGCGCTGGTTCGACGAGTTCGAGGGAGCGGGGTTGGACGGGGTGATCGCCAAGCCGCGCGGCATCACCTACGAGCCCGACAAGCGGCTGATGTTCAAGGTCAAGCACGAGCGCACCTGCGACTGCGTGGTGGCCGGGTTCCGCTGGCACAAGTCGGGGCCGATCGTCGGGTCGCTGCTGCTGGGCCTCTACAACGACCAGGGAACGCTCCAACACGTGGGGGTGGCGGCCTCGTTCCCGATGAAGCGCCGCGCCGAGCTGGTCGAGGAGCTGCGGCCGTACCGGATGGACGACCTCGCCGGGCATCCGTGGGAGGCGTGGGCGCGGCAGGACGAGGCGGCCGCCGCCGACCGGATGCCGGGGGCGGTGTCCCGGTGGAGCGGCAAGAAGGACCTGTCCTGGGTGGCGCTGCGGCCCGACCTGGTCTGCGAGGTGGCGTACGAGGCGATGGAGGGCGAGCGGTTCCGGCACACCGCCCGGTTCCGCCGCTGGCGGCCCGACCGCACGCCCGCGTCGTGCGACTACGAGCAGTTGGAGGTCCCGGTGGCGTACGACCTGGACGACGTCTTCGGCGGCAACGGCGCCCGACCCGGGCCGTGA
- a CDS encoding GNAT family N-acetyltransferase, with product MEITPMVTEHSGEVLAIFRDGIEGGDATFETAVPAWDDFSAGKLPDHRFVARDAGRILGWVALSATSSRPVYRGVAEISVYVAADAQGRGVGRALMDAVIASSERAGIWTLQAGVFPENTASLRLHEAFGFRRVGVRERLGRHDVDGRSRWRDVVLLERRSATVG from the coding sequence GTGGAGATCACACCGATGGTGACCGAGCACTCGGGCGAGGTGCTCGCCATCTTCCGCGACGGGATCGAGGGCGGCGACGCCACGTTCGAGACGGCCGTGCCGGCGTGGGACGACTTCTCCGCCGGAAAGCTCCCCGACCATCGCTTCGTCGCCCGCGACGCCGGTCGGATCCTCGGCTGGGTCGCCCTGTCCGCGACCTCCTCCCGTCCCGTCTACCGCGGCGTCGCCGAGATCTCCGTCTACGTGGCCGCCGACGCCCAGGGACGCGGGGTGGGCCGCGCCCTCATGGACGCCGTGATCGCCTCCTCCGAACGCGCCGGGATCTGGACCCTGCAGGCGGGCGTCTTCCCCGAGAACACCGCCAGCCTGCGCCTGCACGAGGCGTTCGGCTTCCGACGGGTCGGCGTCCGCGAGCGCCTCGGCCGCCACGACGTCGACGGCCGCTCCCGCTGGCGCGACGTCGTCCTCTTGGAGCGCCGCAGCGCCACCGTCGGCTGA